A stretch of the Deinococcus betulae genome encodes the following:
- a CDS encoding transposase: MTTPQQHYTAEFKQEAVRLVETTGKSCAQIARDLGVPPHYVVRWKKLREVQKAA; the protein is encoded by the coding sequence ATGACGACCCCTCAGCAGCACTACACCGCGGAATTCAAGCAGGAGGCCGTGCGGCTGGTCGAGACCACAGGCAAAAGTTGTGCCCAGATCGCCCGCGACCTCGGCGTCCCTCCCCACTATGTTGTCCGCTGGAAAAAGCTGCGGGAGGTGCAGAAGGCTGC